TTAGTTGTTACACACCATGGATGTGGTTTAGTTATTTTTCCCTGTTACGAGCACACCCAGTTGCTCACATCTCATACATCCGCTACCTCATATGTGTTGTCAAGTGTCACACCGAGAAGGTCTGTCCAATTTCTTTCACCTTCAGCACTTCATCCGTCAAGTAAAACACAAAACAGTGTATGTCAAGTCAAATTAACATTAACCAAAGAGAATCCAGATTCCAATCATAAAGATAAAGGATATCTCATCAGAGACAGGAAAGGCTAATATTTTCAAGGTCAATTTGATGATCAAAAGGCCAATTTGTTATTTAGGGCTTAGTAAATTCTAGAAAGCCAGAAATTATTAGGAGCCAGAAATTGCAGCATGCACCTGATGAACACTAGTAGCAGTACACACACTCAGATACACAGATATTACATACTTAATTAATCCCCTGAACAAAGTAATTAAGGCCGGTGGGTGCATATATTTATTTGGTGTCTGCAGAGGGGAAttcgtcggcgacgacgcggaGCTTCATCCCGGCGGCGCAGTGGCCGGGGACGCCGCAGATGAAGTAGTTGACGCCCTCCTTGAGCTCGACCTCGGCGCTCccggccgccgtggccgccgcgtccgccgcgttGCGCACCCTGCAGCTCCGGTactccgccgcgctcgccgccaccaCGTTGTGCACGCCCGCCTGGTAGTTGAACACtgcacacgcacaagcgaagcTACCGGATTAAACTAATTCTCTTGCATCTGCAGATTGATTATACATAAAGAAGCCGGCTACCAGAGAGTAATAATCGTTGACTTCGTTTTCATTAATTTGTGAAGAGCGCGCTCCCACACACACCCACACGTTTGTATTGTTAACTCCATTTTGTTTGTGTGAAATTTTCGTACTGTTTAGCAATAATTACTGAGACACTTGAGTGTAGAGAGAGAGGagtcgatatatatatatatatatatatatatataggacactcatatggggcaccatggtgcccgggcaccatggtatctaatgcacaaaatcactcaaatttttcaaaattttcaaattgtgagtatatacctaattataataatttgattcatacctatacttatcaacaaaacaactcaaatttaactttatttcacaatccatgattacatacctaactaattatatgtatggatgctatatacctagaatcaaaatctaacaaaaacaagttcaaattcagttcaaacttgctttaaactagttagtaaagtagttaatgttaatacctaagtaattgaaaaagtttcatactcatttgaattgggtatatactcaatttcaacaatggtgcccgggcaccatggagcaccaaacaaatttactatatatatatatatatatatatatatatatatatatatagccatttcCTCTATTTCAGATATAACATTTTCTAGCATTATCTatatttatatactccctccatccaaaaaacgaatctagttctagtttggttttttatggaacgTAGGGAGTAGatgtcactggtggagaaaccctttgtagtcccggttcgtaactcccctttagtcccggttttcaaaccgggagtaacaatccgggactaaagatcgctatctttagtcccgggtgaaataaccgggagtaaagatctatctttagtcccggttggtaacaccaaccgggactaaagatcgagctgaccttttttttttttatggccctgttgctgcatggtttatatatatatatatatatatatatatatatatatatatatatatatatatatatatatatatataaaccatgcatatatatgtttcaatacatatatatgcatacatatatatatgtatatatatatatattatattatattatatgtatatacatgcataatatatatgtatttatacatatatatgttatgcaaatgcatatgtatatagatatatatatgaccaaaatatatttacattatagaaaatgtgtacacatgcatatagaaacatatgtagtcatgtattaattacaatccattatatgtcctagctagctacgatttcgacgtagtagtactcgctgctagctcagaagctaaggaccggtgaattatgtttccgtcgtagtagaattcacccttgggatcaaggatttcttcgttgatgaatcccatgagttgttcttgaaccgccgcgataaattccttgtgtgtggtcaggttatccctcatgcgaataaactatatgaatgtatgaaattgattagtaattaaacaagaaatcgctacgtaatgaaattttgaatttatttgtacgtacatcgagctctcttgtggtgatgatttggtctgcaaggcagtggcaatactcgcacacgtaatagccgcacaagttagttccctgcttttgctttgcgcactacaaataaatgacaaacaacgagagatctaattaatatacacttgtatgtatttgaatcggagaaatataaatgtagagcatgtgtactcacaggaaatttgaacttccgcctaagtctttctctccatttgccgcggaccaaatgacggaaccgataccaagccctacatggagtttaaagctatgattcgtagtagcaattaacataacaagattttcttaattaacaaaggaacttatgacggtacctgtctataagttcgaaaaccttgtcaaacgtagactcttttttatccattgagtcatatacgttgacggtgcaggcctccaggtcgaagagtaaaagcacccagtggaatctgcaatgtgcgtgggatgcattacatatgaaacacttagcaagttcgtacgggaatgaaatttggtatgtaggaagacagtaaaattaaactaactctgtgttgtatggcaacagtatgaacgtcttgtaatgctgcgccttcaggagatggacgagattgtcctctgtttcttgtggatattggtcgagcattgcgacgtttactttccgagggtcgatgaatccagtatcgaaaaccctccgccgtcgggccctttgaatctccattctacaacgataaaagggagtatattattttctatagtctacttatatacaaggacctaattaattaaaggagacgtatagtaagaaatctaactgaacgatatacttacaaaatccagcaactcataatagagacgtcgagggcgtccagctggtatagttcgtagattcccctgaaattgatccagagaatgtcatctccttgcaagaagtctgtgtccctgatcctcgctccgatcatctctctaccggtggtgctcatctccatgtacagctgatggaacttgtacatttgtgtgggtagggactgcagcagctcaggcttgacaagcggtttaccgagttcgtacatgtatttcacttccgccttttcgattggtgcgactcctagcaattgatccgtagttagaccggtgtcagtaataaattgttctatcgtcatttctttaccggtcaccaatggctcgatctcctggtttggttgctctccaagctgagggactggtttggactttccagaagatgctttcttcagcgttcgctcatagtccgatagcttgatggcctccttgacagatgcagacatacccctgaagaagttcctgacactgggtctatagg
This window of the Oryza sativa Japonica Group chromosome 4, ASM3414082v1 genome carries:
- the LOC107280702 gene encoding basic blue protein-like produces the protein MGRSLCASSFVAVGLVVLVCSAAAAAAETYVVGDSKGWGFSVAYDSWASGKAFAAGDTLVFNYQAGVHNVVAASAAEYRSCRVRNAADAAATAAGSAEVELKEGVNYFICGVPGHCAAGMKLRVVADEFPSADTK